From one Perca flavescens isolate YP-PL-M2 chromosome 4, PFLA_1.0, whole genome shotgun sequence genomic stretch:
- the LOC114553689 gene encoding immunoglobulin-like and fibronectin type III domain-containing protein 1 translates to MTSKTNQDPKAFEPHTAESYWYVLVLTVAIKKRSRVPGVMITQYVEEMPAGKTTPDFTRKPMSVTAQEGKKGFFKAMVSGEPAPTVTWGRNKGEVDDPQIYKSRYDERAQEHILEILKIKPDQADTYKCIATNEYGMAVCTAALKVIEVGLKKKAQAANANEAPQDFRRMLKKTVVVPRKKKLPPKTEGEIDPKLLELLINAPKKDYEKICADFGVFDFRWLLKRLNQLKKERADEQAKVVEQLENVKQIEVKPNGRAEFSLDMKLQDPNSAINLYKDGESVPYGDDENSKHSLKKTGTKYVFSIKDPQPEDAGFYQLDVEDANVLATDFQVPDVDFIAKIKDVKAFESEDAIFQCVLSTPLNRITWSKEDSSLEHGDKYEITVSEDKLIHTLRVKDCKIADDGAYYAIAGITTSSASLKVEDCGVQFVSGLSDTVANVGERAELSCKLSSETSDGRWYKDGKLLTNEDGVTIIKDGACHRLIIDCCKKDDAAVYRFEAEGRKSEATLHIQDPPKIDADALGKFTKPIIIKAGENAEWKLPFSGGAPMNIQWYKDDDELLPALNVKIETSATESKLRLVKCQRKDGGEVKIKIKNEFGTTEAISKLIVLGYPGSPTAPKVVSAFKDCINLTWCPPCDTGGTKIVGYNLEKNKKGTNYWSLVNQGGPITDTKFAVEDVIEGAAYEFRVSAINLSGAGHPSLPCDTVIARDPMKPPGKVTDLKLTSSNYTTFSLAWTKPKEIKGVEDEAQGYYVEIRPIENLEWTRCNAIPIPLTSYNVHGLKAMATYWVRVIATNYGGDGEPQGFDNYIIAMPPPVKPNFKDRKMKTFVVVRSGNTVRLNINFEASPVPQISWLKDGIPVAKHVTITNSDKGSQLLIPTSERSDSGIYTIMVKNIVGQASINVEIRVTDDPKPPGPVELEQNTPGTVTLSWTPSPDEKRDDRLHYMVSKRDSFKHTWRTVADNLFNNKFTIINILPGREYNFRVFAKNDIGPSPPSESPMFGTKKEKGKFKVNMPETKSFDFQSPPSFIVPLKRRTAPQGYECYISCAVKGDPAPRVTWYHNNISLNTNTNYHITNVCGVCSLLILRVGPTYDGEYKVVIENKLGTSESSMTLNVRE, encoded by the exons ATGACTTCTAAAACAAACCAGGACCCAAAAGCCTTTG AACCTCACACAGCAGAGTCTTATTGGTATGTTCTGGTCTTAACAGTGGCTATCAAGAAAAGGTCCAGAGTTCCCGGGGTAATGATCACTCAGTATGTTGAGGAAATGCCTGCAGGAAAGACAACACCTGACTTCACTCGGAAACCAATGTCTGTGACTGCTCAAGAGG GTAAAAAAGGATTTTTCAAAGCTATGGTTAGTGGAGAGCCCGCACCAACTGTAACATGGGGGCGTAATAAGGGCGAGGTTGATGACCCACAAATATACAAGTCCAGATACGATGAAAGAGCTCAAGAGCACATCCTTGAG ATACTCAAGATAAAACCAGATCAAGCTGACACCTACAAATGCATCGCCACCAATGAGTATGGAATGGCTGTCTGCACTGCAGCTCTTAAGGTTATTGAAG tTGGCTTGAAGAAGAAAGCCCAGGCAG CAAATGCAAATGAAGCACCACAAGATTTCAGAAGAATGCTTAAGAAAAC tgttgttgtccccagaaaaaaaaaactgccaccAAAAACAGAAGGAGAAATTGATCCTAAGCTCTTGGAACTGCTTATCAATGCACCAAAGAAGGACTATGAAAAAATCTGTGCAGACTTTGGTGTTTTTGACTTTCGCTGGTTGCTGAAGAGACTCAACCAGTTGAAAAAGGAAAGGGCAGATGAGCAGGCAAAG gttGTAGAGCAACTGGAAAATGTGAAACAAATAGAAGTAAAACCCAATGGGAGAGCTGAATTTAGCCTCGACATGAAACTACAGGATCCCAACAGTGCCATTAACCTATACAAG GATGGGGAATCTGTTCCTTATGGTGATGATGAAAATTCAAAGCATAGCCTTAAGAAAACCGGGACAAAGTATGTTTTCAGCATCAAAGATCCTCAGCCAGAAGATGCTGGATTTTACCAGCTTGATGTTGAAGACGCAAATGTCCTCGCAACTGACTTCCAAG TGCCTGATGTGGATTTCATAGCCAAGATTAAGGACGTGAAGGCCTTTGAAAGTGAGGACGCCATCTTTCAGTGCGTCTTATCAACACCTCTCAACAGAATTACCTGGTCAAAAGAGGATTCTTCACTTGAACATGGGGACAAATATGAGATCACTGTCTCAGAGGACAAGCTAATTCACACATTGAGAGTTAAAGActgtaaaatagcagatgatgGGGCATATTATGCCATTGCTGGAATAACAACCAGCAGTGCCTCTCTCAAAGTGGAAG ATTGTGGTGTTCAGTTTGTCAGTGGGCTCTCAGATACTGTTGCTAATGTTGGTGAACGGGCAGAGCTGTCTTGCAAACTAAGCAGTGAGACCTCTGATGGACGTTGGTATAAAGATGGGAAGCTG CTAACCAATGAGGATGGTGTAACAATTATCAAAGATGGAGCCTGTCACAGGTTGATAATTGATTGCTGTAAAAAAGATGATGCAGCTGTGTACCGCTTTGAAGCTGAAGGCCGTAAATCAGAAGCAACACTTCATATTCAAG ATCCACCAAAAATTGACGCTGATGCACTAGGAAAATTCACAAAGCCAATCATTATAAAGGCAGGTGAAAATGCCGAATGGAAGCTGCCATTCTCCGGTGGGGCACCGATGAATATACAGTGGTACAAGGATGATGACGAGCTTTTGCCCGCTCTCAATGTGAAGATTGAAACATCAGCTACTGAAAGCAAACTACGCCTTGTTAAGTGTCAAAGGAAAGACGGTGGAGAGgtcaaaataaagataaaaaatgaaTTTGGTACAACTGAGGCAATTTCCAAACTTATTGTATTGG GTTATCCTGGATCCCCAACAGCACCAAAAGTGGTCAGTGCCTTTAAAGACTGCATCAATCTGACATGGTGTCCTCCATGTGACACTGGAGGAACCAAAATAGTGGGATACAATTTAGAAAAGAACAAGAAAGGCACAAATTACTGGAGCCTTGTAAACCAAGGAGGGCCTATTACAG ATACAAAGTTTGCAGTGGAAGATGTTATTGAAGGGGCAGCATATGAATTTAGGGTGTCTGCTATCAACCTATCTGGTGCTGGACATCCTAGTCTTCCATGTGACACAGTAATCGCAAGAGATCCCATGA AACCCCCAGGCAAAGTCACAGACCTAAAGTTAACATCCTCCAATTACACCACATTTTCACTGGCTTGGACAAAACCTAAAGAAATTAAAGGAGTAGAGGATGAAGCCCAAGGCTACTACGTAGAGATCAGACCAATAGAAAACCTTGAATGGACCCGTTGTAATGCCATCCCAATTCCTCTAACATCCTACAACGTGCACGGCTTAAAGGCAATGGCCACCTACTGGGTGAGAGTAATTGCCACTAATTATGGAGGTGATGGAGAACCTCAAGGCTTTGACAATTACATCATTGCCATGCCTCCTCCTG TAAAGCCAAACTTTAAAGACCGCAAAATGAAGACCTTTGTGGTGGTTAGATCTGGTAACACAGTCCGTCTGAACATCAACTTTGAG GCCTCCCCAGTGCCACAAATCTCTTGGCTAAAAGATGGTATTCCAGTGGCCAAACACGTAACTATTACCAACTCTGATAAAGGCTCTCAACTGTTAATCCCGACATCTGAGCGGTCCGACAGTGGCATCTACACCATTATGGTCAAGAACATTGTTGGCCAGGCCAGCATCAATGTTGAAATCAGAGTTACAG ATGATCCCAAGCCTCCAGGTCCAGTGGAGCTGGAACAGAACACCCCAGGAACAGTGACTCTGTCCTGGACTCCCTCTCCAGATGAGAAGAGGGATGACAGACTACACTACATGGTATCCAAGCGGGACTCTTTCAAACATACTTGGAGGACAGTGGCAGACAACCTCTTCAACAATAAGTTCACCATTATCAATATTTTGCCCGGACGGGAGTATAACTTTAGGGTATTTGCTAAAAATGACATTGGTCCTTCACCACCTTCTGAATCGCCTATGTTTGGaaccaaaaaggaaaaag GAAAGTTCAAAGTAAACATGCCAGAGACAAAATCCTTTGATTTTCAGTCACCTCCATCATTTATCGTTCCCCTGAAGAGGCGCACAGCTCCACAAGGTTACGAGTGCTACATAAGCTGCGCAGTAAAGGGTGATCCAGCTCCACGTGTGACATGGTACCACAACAACATCAGCCTGAACACAAACACCAACTACCACATCACCAATGTATGTGGAGTCTGCTCCTTGCTCATACTAAGAGTGGGACCCACATATGATGGGGAATACAAAGTCGTCATTGAGAATAAACTTGGGACATCCGAATCCTCAATGACACTGAATGTCAGAG AGTGA